ACGCATCCCGGCAACAATAATGCAAGTTATAATGGTAGCTGGAATGTATATCCTTTCTTCGCTAGTGGAAATATAGTAATTTCAGGGTCCAATGGATTCACTTTGGTAAAAAGTGCGAATCTGGGTGTTAACGATGCCACTCCTTTCGATTTCGTGATGGCCCCTAATCCTGCGATGCATAGCGTTACTATTTCGTCACAGGCGAGTCCAATTTCCGAAATTGCCGTCTATAACCTTGTAGGACAACAAATACAGAATCATATCGTTAACAATAGTGTTTCAGAAACATTGGATATTTCAGCGTTGAGCTCCGGAATGTATCTGGTAAAAATTAATAATACAACCACAAAACGACTGCTTATTAATTAACCCCCATTTCATGCTATTAAAAAAGAAAAAGAAACTACATTTTATTGGAATTTTATTCATTGCAATCTTTATTTTCTCCTGTAATAAAGATGATGGCGACCCCATTGACCCTCCGGACGAAACAGGATTGCTAGGTGAAATCGAATACGTCAAAACATTTGGAGGAAGCCTTGAAGATGATGCGGTATCTGTTGTGCAGAATCCCGATGGATCTTATGTAATTTTGGGGTCTACCCAAAGCACCGATGGCGATATAACCGATAAGACCGGAAACGATTTCGACTTTTGGTTATTAAAATTATCTCAGGAAGGTCAAATAATATGGAGCAAAACTTTTGGTGGGAGTGCAGATGAAAAAGCCTCTAGAATTACAAAAACCAATGATGGCGGTTTTCTATTAAGTGGTTATAGTACAAGTATTGACGGTGACGTTTCGGGGAATGAAGGATTTCATGATTTTTGGATTGTGAAAGTGAACAGTGAAGGTGTTAAGCAATGGGATAAAAATTATGGGTTTTCAGGCAGTGATCAGGCTTTTGATGCATTTCAAACGCAGGATGGCGGTTTTTTTGTTACCGGCTTTTTTGACGTAAGTGCATGCTTTCCGGATCTTTGTCCGGGAAATGATCTACAGGATGGAGCACCCCTTGAAACCCGAAACGGGCAACACGGTGTTGGAGAATTCTGGGCCATTAAACTGGACGCTAACGGTAATAAAGAATGGAGGCGTTACTTTGGAGGATCTAACAACGATCGAAGTTATGATGCGATGGAAACTGCAAACGGTGACTTTTTAATGATCGGGTCGTCCGAAAGTTCAGATTTTGATATCACGGATGACAAAGGGAGTTATGACTTCTGGGTAGTTCGCGTGAACAGTAATGGTGATAAATTATGGACCAAATCTTTCGGTGGCTCTGAAATCGATGTAGGCTATGCGGTTACTACATCCGGTGACGGAAATTACATAATCGTTGGAGACTCTCGAAGTAGTGATGGTGATGTTACCAATCCGAAGGGAAATGCCGATTCGTACGTGGTTAAATTTGATAATAGCGGAAATAAGATTTGGCAAAAATCCTTTGGTGGAACCGAATTTGAATCTGCCAGAAGTATCTCTCGCATGGCAAATGGCGAGTACGTAGTGGCCGGATCCAGTAGAAGTTCAAATGGAGATCTTACCGAAAATAACGGTCAGAATGATGCTTGGATTTATACAATTACGGAAGCAGGAAGTATTGTCCTTCAACTTTCTGTGGGCGGTAGCAGTTTAGACTTTGCAAATCAGGCTATAGAAACGTCCGACAAGAAAATTATAGCCGTTGGTAATACTGAAAGTAATAACGGTGATATTCTTCAAAACAGGGGTATCAAAGACTTTTTAATTATAAAGATTAAGTAAAATAGGATTCAAAAAAATGAAAAAAATTGCTTTAATTATGCTTATTGCTCTAGTAGCAGTTAGCTGTAACAATGACGACGATAGCGTTGCGCAAGCCAATGTAGATTTTGTATTTACACATAATTGGGATGGAGATGCAATTGCCAATTCCGATTTCGATCAAATTCAATACACCAATGCTCATGGAGAACAACTAAGCGTTTCAACATTGGTATATCTAATTTCAGATATCACCTTTACCGGTTCCAATGGAGATGTTTATGATGCCGGGGATTATAACCTTATTGATGCAAGAGGGGGAACAAATCTAACATTCACCCCAAACATTCAAATCCCGGAAGGAGACTATACGGTTTCCTTTACATTTGGGTTTGATGATGAAGACAATATCGATGGTGGGTATCCCGATTTAAACACAGCCGGTTGGAATGTCCCCATGATGATGGGAGGCGGCTACCATTATATGAGACTGGAAGGTAAATTTATCGATAACACCACCGCCGAAATAGGGTATCAATATCATACCATAAGAGCAAACGATATGAGTGTAACTCCGCTACTTCTTCAGGATACTTCGTTTAAAGTAAGCTTAGGGACAGTAACCGTGGGTTCAAATACTCAGGTAGAAGTAAAAATGAATGTTGCCGAGTGGTTTAAAAATCCGAATGAGTGGGACCTAAATGTGCTGCATTCAGGTTTAATGCCAAATTTTGATGCTCAAATTATGATGTCTCAAAACGGGGTTTCTGTATTCAGTAAAGGAGCAGTCACTCAGAATTAAAATAAATCTTACGAATGTTTCGTTCTTTACCAATATTATTCTTGTCGCTACTAATCATCTCTTGCAATTCGGGAGATGATTCGGGCGATAGCTATATGGCAACTCCAAGTCCGTTGGTGGTTCCGCAGCTATTTCAAGATAAATTGGTACCACCTCTCATTCCTGCAGACAACCCTCAAACCGTTGAAGGAATTGCATTGGGAAGAAAACTTTTTTTCGACCCCATCCTCTCTGGTAATGGAACTCAGGCTTGTGCGACCTGTCATAGTCCGCAAAGTGCATTTACCGATTCCAGACAATTCAGTATTGGAATTGATGGCATCGAAGGATCCCGCAATTCAATGCCAATCTTTAATCTAGCCTGGAATATTTCTGAATTATTCTTCTGGGATGGGAGAGCTATTTCCTTGGAAGAACAAGCATTAGAGCCTGTGACGAATCCTATTGAAATGCACAACACCTGGGAAAATGCAACCGCCAGTTTACAGGCCGATGTTAATTACCCTGCCTTATTTGAAGCCGCATTTGGCACTTCTACGATTTCTTCAGAGTTAACAACAAAGGCGATAGCACAATTTATGCGCACCTTAATTTCGGCAAATTCAAAATTTGACCGGTATACCGCGGGGTTGGAAGAACTTACTCCTTCCGAATTAAACGGTCTCAACGTTTTTCTAGATGAGAACAGAGGAGATTGTTTTCATTGTCACGGAAACCCCAATAGTCCGCTTTGGACCGACAATATTTTTCACAACAATGGCCTGGACGATAGTTTTACAGATCGCGGACGTGGCATTGTCACCGGTGACCCAAGAGAGTTTGGCCTCTTTAAATCTCCTTCATTACGAAATTTAGCGTATACGGCTCCCTATATGCACGATGGTCGTTTTGCTACCTTAGAAGAAGTTATAAATCATTACAGTGAAGGTTTGGTCTATTCAGAAACCATAGACCCCTTGATGAAAACGATTGCACAAGGAGGTGTACATCTAACTGAAGAGGATAAAGCCGATTTAAAAGCTTTCCTTTTAACATTGTCTGATCCTTCTTTTATCTCCAATCCCGCATTTCAAGATCCCAATTAATAAAATAGTTGTTTTTTCCCAATAGTAGCCTACAATTGCCATTGCACGGGAATTGTTAATTATTAGCTAAATCTATAATGCTATAAGCTTAAATTCCTTTTTAGGGTATGGTTTAACGTCCCATTTAACGTATATTTGCACTCTAATTTAGAACTAATCTATATTAAATGATTAAAGTAAGTGATACTGCAAAATCGAGAATTTCGCAACTCATGTCCGAAGGTGGATACGATGTTGGGAACGATTTTGTGCGCGTAGGCGTTAAAAGCGGAGGTTGTTCCGGCTTGTCTTATGAGCTTACCTTCGACAAGGCTTTGGGAGATAGCGATAAACTTTTTGAAGACAACCCGGTAAAAATTGTTGTGGACAAAAAGAGTTTTTTATATCTCGTTGGAACTACTTTAGAATATAGCGGAGGCCTTAACGGAAAGGGATTTGTATTTAATAATCCAAACGCTAACCGAACTTGTGGTTGTGGAGAAAGCTTTTCGCTTTAACAAATGTTGAAAAAGAAAAATGGGTAAGTTTACTGAAGACGATTTAAAGAAAGAACTCGAGACCAAAGAATATGAATACGGTTTCTATACCGATATAGAATCGGAAACATTTCCTATTGGTTTAAACGAAGATATTGTTAGGGCAATTTCTAAAAAGAAAGAAGAACCCGATTGGATGACGCAATGGCGCCTTGAAGCATTTCGATATTGGCAAGAAATGACTGAACCCGAGTGGGCAAACGTAACATATCAAAAGCCGAATTTTCAGAATATTTCCTACTATTCGGCGCCTTCCAAAAAACCTAAATACGACAGCATAGATGAAGTAGATCCAGAATTATTGGAAACTTTCAAAAAACTGGGTATTTCGTTGGATGAGCAGAAAAAACTGGCGGGAGTTGCGGTCGATATCGTGATGGATTCTGTTTCGGTTGCCACCACTTTTAAAGATACTTTGGCTAAAAAAGGAATCATCTTTTGTTCCATTTCCGAAGCAATTAAAAAACATCCCGAATTAGTTAAGAAATATATTGGCAGTGTGGTTCCTCAGCGCGACAACTTTTATGCGGCCTTAAACAGTGCTGTTTTTAGTGATGGCTCCTTCTGTTATATCCCGAAAGGCGTTCGTTGCCCTATGGAATTGTCTACCTATTTCAGAATCAATCAGGCCGGAACCGGTCAGTTTGAAAGAACGCTGGTAATTGCAGACGAAGGAAGTTACGTTAGCTATTTGGAAGGATGTACTGCGCCAAGTCGCGATGAAAATCAGTTGCACGCCGCAGTCGTCGAATTAGTGGCTTTAGACAATGCCGAAATAAAATATTCGACCGTACAAAACTGGTATCCGGGAGGAAAAGACGGTAAAGGAGGGGTTTACAACTTCGTAACGAAACGAGGTCTTTGCGAAACCGGAGCTAAAATTTCATGGACACAGGTAGAAACCGGAAGTGCTATCACCTGGAAATACCCTAGCTGTATCCTTAAAGGTGATAACTCCATAGGTGAGTTTTACTCGATTGCGGTAACCAATAATTACCAGCAGGCCGATACAGGAACCAAGATGATTCACTTGGGAAAAAACACGAGAAGCACCATTATTTCTAAAGGAATTTCGGCCGGAAAATCTCAAAACAGCTACCGAGGCTTGGTAAAAATTAGTCCGAACGCAGACAATGCTCGTAATTTTTCGCAATGCGATTCGTTGTTGATGGGTAACAATTGTGGGGCTCATACCTTCCCCTATATTGAAGTAAAAAACAAATCGGCTCAGATAGAGCACGAAGCTACCACGAGTAAAATTGGGGAAGACCAAATTTTTTATTGTAATCAGCGAGGTATTAATACCGAAAAAGCCATCGCTTTAATTGTAAATGGTTTTAGCAAAGAAGTGTTGAACAAGCTTCCTATGGAATTTGCCGTAGAGGCACAAAAACTACTGGAAATAAGCCTCGAAGGCTCAGTTGGATAAAAAAAACAGCGTATTGTTATGAAAAAAATCTTTTTACTATTTGCACTTTCATTAGTTCTTTTTTCTTGTAAAAATTCGGAAGAAAAAAATTCGGAAGACACTGCTTCGGAAGTTTTAGGCCCGGTTCAGGTGTATCGTGGTGAATTTATTTATATGGCCGATGCGGCTGTATTAAAGGGATCCGATTTTATCTACGGTGTAAAAATGGACGACATGGCAGCGAAACTTGGAGAACAGGTTAAACCCGTAAAAAAGGAAGAATTTGATATGGTAGAAGTAACGGTAAAAGGCGCTCTATCACCTAAACCACAGGGCCAAGAAGGCTGGGATCATATTCTAACCATCACAGAAATAATCAAAGTAAGCAATACACCGGCACAAGCCGATGTAAAAATCGAAGAAAAGAAAAGCTAAGCATGCTACACATTAAAAATTTGCACGCAGGTGTCGAGGAAAAAGAAATACTTAAGGGTATTAATCTGGATGTTAAAGCCGGAGAGGTACACGCTATTATGGGACCTAACGGCTCCGGAAAAAGCACCTTGGCCTCTGTTATTGCAGGAAAAGAAGAATTTGAAATAAGCAAGGGAGAACTCACGCTTTTCAATCAGGATATCACCGAACTGGATCCCGAGGAAAGAGCTCATAAGGGCGTCTTTTTATCGTTTCAGTATCCCGTCGAAATTCCCGGAGTAAGTGTCACCAACTTCATTAAAACCGCAATCAACGAAACGCGTAAGGCAAAAGGCTTGGAAGACATGCCTGCCGGCGAAATGCTGAAATTAATCAAGGAGAAAGCGGATATGTTGGACATCGATCGTAAATTTTTATCCAGATCCTTAAATGAAGGGTTTTCAGGAGGAGAGAAAAAGCGAAACGAGATATTCCAAATGGCGATGCTGGAGCCGAAGTTGGCTATTTTGGACGAAACAGATTCGGGATTGGATATCGATGCCTTGAAAATTGTCGCCAACGGAGTTAATAAATTGAGAAACAAAGACAATGCTGTGGTGGTTATTACCCACTATCAGCGTTTGCTGGATTATATAGTTCCCGACTTTGTACACGTGCTTTTGGACGGTCGAATTGTAAAATCGGGAGGAAAAGAGTTGGCGCACGAACTGGAAGAAAAAGGCTACGACTGGATTAAAGAAGAAGTAAACGCCTAACAAGCATTTCGAAAATTGAAAACATGAGTTTAAAAGAAAAAATACTTTCCTCTTACATTGCTTTCGAAGACAATTTGGAAGACGATTCGCCTATTCACGATCTTCGGAATGACGCTATTAAAAATTTTGAAGAGAAAGGATTTCCAACAAAAAAAGAAGAAGCCTGGAAGTATACGTCTTTAAACGCCATCCTAAAAAATGACTACGACGTTTTTCCGAAGCAACTGGACAAAACTATAGAATTTAAGGACGTTAAAAAGTACTTCCTGCACGATATAGACACCTATAAAATTGTGTTTATTGACGGAGTGTATAGTTCTTTTCATTCTGAAACCACTCACGATAAGTTGGATGTTTGTTTAATGTCTTCGGCACTAAACAAGCCAAAATACAAGCCCGTTATTGAGGCTTATTTTAACAAAGCAGTAATGGACGATAGTCTTACTTCTCTAAATACGGCATTTGCCAAAGAAGGAGCTTACATTCATATTCCGAAGCATAAAGAAGTTGAAAAGCCTATTGAGATTATTTACTTTTCAACAGGAAATGAAGCGGCTATGTTTTTGCAACCCCGAAATTTAATTGTGGTTGGAGAAAATGCGCATGTTCAAATTATTGAAAGACATCAAAGCCTTTCAGAGAATAACGTACTAACAAATGTAGTTACCGAGATTTTTGCTGAAAAAAGAGCCTATGTCGACTATTATAAAATTCAGAATAATGTCGCTACGGCTTCGTTAATCGATAACACTTATATTTCGCAGGAACGCGAAAGTAATTGTAACGTTCACACCTTTTCATTTGGCGGAAACCTCACCCGAAACAACCTTAACTTTTTTCAAAGAGGAGAGCATTGCAATTCAACTTTAAAAGGGGTTACCATTCTGGAAGACAAGCAGCATGTAGACCATAACACTTTGGTACATCATATTGCACCTAATTGTGAAAGTCATCAGGACTACAAAGGAATCTTTGCCCAAGCTTCAACAGGGGTTTTCAATGGAAAGATTGTGGTCGAAAAAGACGCTCAAAAAACGGATGCCTTTCAGCAAAATAACAATATACTGGTGGACGATAAAGCGACCATCAATGCAAAACCTCAATTGGAGATATTTGCAGACGATGTAAAATGTTCACACGGTTGTACTATTGGTCAGCTGGATGAAGACGCCTTGTTCTATATGCGGTCCCGTGGAATTGCCAAAAAAGAAGCCCGCGCCTTGCTTATGTATGCCTTCGCAAACAATGTTTTGGAAAGCGTTAAGATTCCTGAACTTAAGAGGCGAATTAACAAGTTGATTGCCAATAAAATTGGAGTCAGTTTAGGCTTCGAAGTCTAATTTTAATCATTTTTAGCTTTCTCATGGCATTCGATGTTCACAAAATACGAACCGATTTTCCTATCCTGCATCGCGAGGTAAACGGACATCCTTTGGTGTATTTGGATAACGCCGCCACTTCGCAAAAACCGCAACAGGTTATAGATAGTATTGTAGATTATTACTCTAATTACAATGCAAATATTCACCGTGGTGTGCACTCATTGTCTCAGGAAGCTACCAATGCGTACGAGGCAGCCCGCAAAAAGATTCAACTTCATTTTAACAGTAAACACAACCACGAAATACTATTCACTTCGGGAACAACACATGGAATAAATTTGGTGGCTAATGGATTTTCTTCGCTACTCAAATCGGGGGATGAAATTATTGTCTCGGCTATGGAACACCATTCCAACATTGTGCCTTGGCAAATGCTATGTGAACACACAGGCGCTGTTTTAAAAGTGATTCCCATGAACGAGGAAGGCACTTTGATTCTTTCAGCATACGACAAACTACTCTCACAAAAAACGAAGCTGGTCTTTGTAAATCATATTTCCAATGCACTGGGAACAATTAATCCCATTAAAACTATTATTGAGAAAGCACATGCGTTTGGTGCGGCGGTTTTAATAGATGGAGCTCAATCCTGTTCTCATATAAAACCCGATTTACAAGAATTGGACGTAGATTTTTATGTTACATCTGCTCATAAAATGTGTGGCCCGACCGGAGTAGGTATTTTATACGGAAAAGAAGTTTGGTTGAATAAA
This genomic stretch from Ulvibacter sp. MAR_2010_11 harbors:
- a CDS encoding MbnP family protein, encoding MKKIALIMLIALVAVSCNNDDDSVAQANVDFVFTHNWDGDAIANSDFDQIQYTNAHGEQLSVSTLVYLISDITFTGSNGDVYDAGDYNLIDARGGTNLTFTPNIQIPEGDYTVSFTFGFDDEDNIDGGYPDLNTAGWNVPMMMGGGYHYMRLEGKFIDNTTAEIGYQYHTIRANDMSVTPLLLQDTSFKVSLGTVTVGSNTQVEVKMNVAEWFKNPNEWDLNVLHSGLMPNFDAQIMMSQNGVSVFSKGAVTQN
- a CDS encoding cytochrome-c peroxidase, with the translated sequence MFRSLPILFLSLLIISCNSGDDSGDSYMATPSPLVVPQLFQDKLVPPLIPADNPQTVEGIALGRKLFFDPILSGNGTQACATCHSPQSAFTDSRQFSIGIDGIEGSRNSMPIFNLAWNISELFFWDGRAISLEEQALEPVTNPIEMHNTWENATASLQADVNYPALFEAAFGTSTISSELTTKAIAQFMRTLISANSKFDRYTAGLEELTPSELNGLNVFLDENRGDCFHCHGNPNSPLWTDNIFHNNGLDDSFTDRGRGIVTGDPREFGLFKSPSLRNLAYTAPYMHDGRFATLEEVINHYSEGLVYSETIDPLMKTIAQGGVHLTEEDKADLKAFLLTLSDPSFISNPAFQDPN
- a CDS encoding iron-sulfur cluster assembly accessory protein, which encodes MIKVSDTAKSRISQLMSEGGYDVGNDFVRVGVKSGGCSGLSYELTFDKALGDSDKLFEDNPVKIVVDKKSFLYLVGTTLEYSGGLNGKGFVFNNPNANRTCGCGESFSL
- the sufB gene encoding Fe-S cluster assembly protein SufB, with the protein product MGKFTEDDLKKELETKEYEYGFYTDIESETFPIGLNEDIVRAISKKKEEPDWMTQWRLEAFRYWQEMTEPEWANVTYQKPNFQNISYYSAPSKKPKYDSIDEVDPELLETFKKLGISLDEQKKLAGVAVDIVMDSVSVATTFKDTLAKKGIIFCSISEAIKKHPELVKKYIGSVVPQRDNFYAALNSAVFSDGSFCYIPKGVRCPMELSTYFRINQAGTGQFERTLVIADEGSYVSYLEGCTAPSRDENQLHAAVVELVALDNAEIKYSTVQNWYPGGKDGKGGVYNFVTKRGLCETGAKISWTQVETGSAITWKYPSCILKGDNSIGEFYSIAVTNNYQQADTGTKMIHLGKNTRSTIISKGISAGKSQNSYRGLVKISPNADNARNFSQCDSLLMGNNCGAHTFPYIEVKNKSAQIEHEATTSKIGEDQIFYCNQRGINTEKAIALIVNGFSKEVLNKLPMEFAVEAQKLLEISLEGSVG
- the sufC gene encoding Fe-S cluster assembly ATPase SufC; its protein translation is MLHIKNLHAGVEEKEILKGINLDVKAGEVHAIMGPNGSGKSTLASVIAGKEEFEISKGELTLFNQDITELDPEERAHKGVFLSFQYPVEIPGVSVTNFIKTAINETRKAKGLEDMPAGEMLKLIKEKADMLDIDRKFLSRSLNEGFSGGEKKRNEIFQMAMLEPKLAILDETDSGLDIDALKIVANGVNKLRNKDNAVVVITHYQRLLDYIVPDFVHVLLDGRIVKSGGKELAHELEEKGYDWIKEEVNA
- the sufD gene encoding Fe-S cluster assembly protein SufD translates to MSLKEKILSSYIAFEDNLEDDSPIHDLRNDAIKNFEEKGFPTKKEEAWKYTSLNAILKNDYDVFPKQLDKTIEFKDVKKYFLHDIDTYKIVFIDGVYSSFHSETTHDKLDVCLMSSALNKPKYKPVIEAYFNKAVMDDSLTSLNTAFAKEGAYIHIPKHKEVEKPIEIIYFSTGNEAAMFLQPRNLIVVGENAHVQIIERHQSLSENNVLTNVVTEIFAEKRAYVDYYKIQNNVATASLIDNTYISQERESNCNVHTFSFGGNLTRNNLNFFQRGEHCNSTLKGVTILEDKQHVDHNTLVHHIAPNCESHQDYKGIFAQASTGVFNGKIVVEKDAQKTDAFQQNNNILVDDKATINAKPQLEIFADDVKCSHGCTIGQLDEDALFYMRSRGIAKKEARALLMYAFANNVLESVKIPELKRRINKLIANKIGVSLGFEV
- a CDS encoding aminotransferase class V-fold PLP-dependent enzyme — its product is MAFDVHKIRTDFPILHREVNGHPLVYLDNAATSQKPQQVIDSIVDYYSNYNANIHRGVHSLSQEATNAYEAARKKIQLHFNSKHNHEILFTSGTTHGINLVANGFSSLLKSGDEIIVSAMEHHSNIVPWQMLCEHTGAVLKVIPMNEEGTLILSAYDKLLSQKTKLVFVNHISNALGTINPIKTIIEKAHAFGAAVLIDGAQSCSHIKPDLQELDVDFYVTSAHKMCGPTGVGILYGKEVWLNKLPPYQGGGEMIKEVTFEKTTYAELPHKFEAGTPNICGGIAFGAAIDYLNTIGFDAIEAYEKELLNYATQQLLAIEGLKIYGTGSAKTSVISFNIEGIHPYDIGTIVDKLGIAVRTGHHCAQPIMDFYKIPGTVRASFAFYNTMEEVDKLVEAVTKAKKMLT